The region GTACATTCACCTATATGTGGACAGTTCGGAATCATAAATTAATGGAACATGTACATCTTTAGGATGTTAAAGAAAATCCCTTGCAGAAACGGGAACAATGTGCAAACTGTACAAGTGTTCACTGCAGTAATGATTGTTAACATATGAATGTAGATGACATTCAGGTCATTAGTGCTTCTGTCAAATGCTTATGGGCAGTTCTCCCCACTTTGGACCATGCCGTGCTCCGCATCTCCCAACCACTCGAAGGCTGGGATACATCAGTCAGCTCCTCTTGCCATATCACAGTGCAGTTTAACTTGAAATTTAATAGCTCACCAAGCGATGCACCACTGGGAAAGAAGATCTCCAGGCTTCGTTGAATATACGACTGTGATTCAGAACAGCTGTGCTTAGTAGTTGaaaatgttgtgtgtgtgtcatatacagtatataaaatcaattttaagGTGAAAgatcttactcaagggcccaacggaacAGACAACGTATCCttatagtttttaatgttttattattgataCACTTTGAATTGTTAGGAGAATGGCgtaaaatactattttaaaaattCTGCCAGTTTTCTGCAGAATAAAAATATTGTCTTTAATCATATTGTTTAGATTGCTGTTCCCAGTCGTGTATCGCTTGATGAAGTATGAACTGTTAAGTAAACAGAACTCTGATCTGGCATTTGAGAGCTTTTTTCCAGATTGCAAAATGTTAAGTgatttttatttccaaaaatcAATCTAAAATTCATGCGAGTGAAATTATTAAAGAGCAGCTAGGACAACTTAACGTGAAGCCCGACCTGAACACAGCTGAATAAGAAACGCAGGGTCAAGGGCTGtgacataaaaaaaacaactatatgtGACATGCCCAGTCCGATTTGAAATTAgaagcatttgtttatttatttattcatttttgatacACTGTCTTAATCCCCAACTGGAAATTATCTTTTCACATGAATTTTGGAGGTCATGGTGCAGGATCAATCATTGTAGAGTGACCACTAAGGTCACAATCCCAGAAAACCCACttccattttaatggaaaatactaTAAACAGGAAGAAGGGATGCCAATAGGATCTTCATTATCAGGACTCATAGCTGAACTGGTTATgcagcaaaaaaaatgaaaagagtggCTCATACTCAGTTAAGTCATACTTTGACTACACTATGTTGACaacacattttgtcattttaaaagataaccagctgaatgaattcctctgtcctttcttacacagagcatcagtattggcagttcagtctaatttatcatccagctgcactgccaggtatttataggtctgcaccatctgcatatagtcacctctgatgatcacagggtccatgaggggtctgggcctcctaaaatccaccaccagctccttggttttgctggtgttcaggtgtacgtagcttgagtcgcaccatttaacaaagtccttgattaagttcctaaactcctcctcttgcccactcctgatgcagcccacgatagcagtgtcgtcagcgaacttttgtacgtggcaggagtctgagttgtattggaagtccaatgtatgtatatctatctatctatctatctatctatctatctatctatctatctatctatctatctatctatctatctatctatcggctgaacaggaccggagaaagtacagtcccctgttgcgttcctgtgttgctgaccacaatgtcagatgtgcagttcctgagacgcacatactgaggtctgtccttaagatagtccacgatccataccacaaggtatgaatctactcccatctctgtcagcttgtccctaaggagcagaggttggattgtgttgaaggtgccagagaagtctagaaacataattcttacagcaccactgcctctgtccaagtgggagagggatcggtgtagcatatagatgatggcatcctccgctcccaccttctccaagttatgcagacaaaatattacacttttctAGCAACCACCCTTCATCGCATAAATGGAGTTGTGTCAGTACTTTCAAAAGGATTAACACCTATTTTAACACAATGGACaccaaaaagaatgaaagacgTTATCTTTTCCATCTGTTCACATCAGACTACCCCAAGACATTTATTAAATGGTGCGTACATAGGAGACACCCCAGACCTCAGCAAACAGTTGACTCCAACTTGGTCAACCAACGCACTTACCACACCCTTCTTTATCATTGCGGCATATCAGAAAGTACAGCACGCATCCTCGCCAGATCTGGGATCAAGATAGCATACGAGCCTGCAAACACTTTACGGACTGCCCTTTTaaatgccaaaagcaaaaaatcgaccacagagaaaagaaacgCATTTCTGAGCATTCCATGCAGTGCATGACCAGCTATTTTATATGATGTTTATACGTGGGATACACATCTAAAACACTTGCAACACTTATACAGAAACATCGTAAtgccgtcagaaggaaggacccacgATCTCTGATATACGCACATACAAGTTCCACCAggcacacgtttaactgggacactgtgcaAGTGGAATTCTGGGCCAACTAGAGTGCCAGACAGCTTGCTGAATCGTGGCTATCAcctgaaaatgccattaacagacacttggacttgaacccagcatatgcaggcttaaaaataagaaataagactttatgacatggtggcacagtggtagcgctgatgcctcgcagtaaggagacctgggttcgcttcccgggtcttccctgcgtggagtttgcatgttctccctgtgtctgcgtgggtttcctccaggtgctccggtttcttcccactgtccaaagacatgcaggttaggtgcattggcgatcctaaattgtcccttgtgggTGTGTCCCCTGAAATgtgctgacgccctgcccgggatttgttcctgccttgcgccctgtgctggctgagattggctccagcagacccccgtgaccctgttaggatatagtgggttgggtaatgactgactgactttatgaccaacactaTCTGAACTCCACCTTATTAATTCACCACTCCCTTACAATCCCCCCTcattttctatatattgcctttgagtCTTGTATGTCTATTAGACAttgtctaatcattttcttctgatgaCGACACATGATAtaggttgtcgaaagcttaggaatgaaaactaattaaagaaatgggattcattttctccctttgtgaaaTTCTAGATActcataattaaatatatataaacgaATAAACAATAAGAATATTTGTATACATACATAGACACCTACATACAGGAGTGGACAAAAGTAGGTTTATAGTTGAGAGTAACGCGAGgctggcaatttgagcactttTAAGATTGAACTAAAGTGCATTGTAACATTGTGAAActattttgagttaataaagttaataaagctattgagttaataaaggtattgtaataatcataacgaACAACtgcaaacctacttttgcccacttcGATATATCAAAATAATGTACGAAAGTATGTGTGATGCGATGAGAGGGACACCCGGACTTCCATATATGCCAGACTCtaaatgaatcaaaagaatcgATTCACTTGAACGGGCAGTTTTAAAGAATcgaatcagtaaagtgaatcgaAATGCCCATCACTACCTTGCCGTCACTAATTACTGGGCACACACCCACAATGACCTGAAGCTAGATCCGCCCCTGGCTGTGCGTAACGTGAGgctggcaatttgagcacttataaGACGCTCACTCATGCCCAAACTGCAGCTGGCactcaaagaaaacaaatgttccTAAAGAAAACATCCATAGATACAAGTGCGAGGCGTGCAAACAGTGCCAGGATTTGAAAGAAGAGCTCTAAAACGCTACCTCATCATACAACCGACAGTGATAATGGATGCATGACAGTTCTCAAAGAATGAAGTTTAAATTGTTATTAAGCTAAAACAACTATGCACGTGAATCTTAGTTTATGGTAACAACggcgtcacttcctgttctgcaTCCCCAACCAGCTGATATTCAAAGTAAACTCAAGAATCTCTCCCATCTGTATTCACCAAGGAAGAAAAGATTTCCTGATCACATGACTCTTCGTTACTCTTGGAGACGCATTCTGAGCTGGTCTTCTACAGCCAATAGGAGATCTCCTTCTCTTAAAAGCAGACCAATGAAATGTAAGCGGTGGTAGATTTAAACCAGAACCAAGCAGACTATTTTAGTGTTGGTTGCTTGTTCTAAGTGGTTGAGTCGTCTTGTAGTTTTGTTTTGGTTGAAGTGGTCAAATTGCAGTAACATTTAGCAAGATGGCTTATCGCATAACGCGTGtaagtatttatttcattattgttgcattaatttaatgtttagctgctttattttgtcatttgttcaTAGGCCTTTGTAATACTGTTCAAGAATACTGttaagattacatttttgttacGTCCGAACTcgaattttatcttttttattgcgGTTGTGTATGCCGCGTTGTCCCCAATTCAGTTATTGTACTGTGTTTTGTATTAAAGTAGCAATTTGCGAACACTTGGCCCAATATATCCACATTCTACCTTCATCTCTGGCTTTTGTTGAGGGAATTGGTGCAGCGTTTGACTTTATATTTTAGACACTAATATGCAATCGGTACACTTGTAAAGGATTGCATGTAGCATTTTAAATACTCGGTTTGACTTTAACGTTCTGATTTGTACTAATGTTTATTGCATCTGCGTATCTTAACGTAATGTTCTAACCAACAGAATTCTCAAGTCCATACGGAAAACAGGGCTGTATTACCGGGGAAAATGGCCGTGGCACCCAAAGCCGGCCTGAGGCCCAGGGCTGTGCTGGGTGACATTGGGAACAAAGGAGCTGCTCAGAAGCAAGTTTCAAAAAAGGTAGTTTCATTACAACTAAGTGCTGGGCTTCTAATGtgtgttcatttttgtatttgctgAAAATGAAGCCTTGATGATATGTCTAATGTGTAGGTGGCAGGCTGGGCCTGCTAGGGTGACTGTTGAAGTTTTTAATCTGTGTGTGCCTGATTGCCCCCTGCCCTGGATAACTAAGGGGTGGATGACTgtatagaaatgttttttttttttttttttttttaaattcaatttcaaGTCTTCTGGGGTAGCAATTGTGCACAAGATTTTTCTGAAAGTAAGGTTTGACTTTCACAGGTCTTTGGAAGGAGTGTAGCATAATCCAGTAACCAAGCTCTGATTTGCTCTAATATTGAGCCTAATGTTAAATGCATGTGAATTTCTTGGCTAACTGAAGGAATTTAACCTTCTTTGTAGGAGTCTAAACCAGCTTCAAAAGTGCAAAAGAAAATTGTTAAGCCTGATGTACCTGAGAAAGATTTGTCAAAGCCAGTTAAAGAAATGCAGGTAAGTGTAGTAAGGTTctggtgtgtggttttttttttttaatatatcccTCAAGAATCACTTGTGTTCTATATGTAATGCCATATATTCTGGCCCCTCAAaggcaagggggggggggggggaaccacACTTGTACATATTTGCCAGCTTCTAACTCCTAGCAAAGGGCAAGTGGTTTTTAAGTGTCATCTCTTGGCTACAGCTTGCTGTTCACTTCTTATTTCATAACTACTTGTAATGTGTTTTGCCAGTTGACCTTTTGCTAAATGAAGGCAATGCCACTTCGAACAGTAGCCTAATCGTGTCGGTCTTGGAAGGTAAATCCACATTCCAATTGTATGTACAGGACTTCTGGAGGCTGTGGCTTCCAAATACTCTAATCCCACAAATGCATAAGAGGGCACAATAcacttttcaccattttaaaatttaacatgGTGACTTCAGCTGCAACAGATTTTGATTCTGTTGCATTTAGTGGCAGATAAGTGATGTCCATGGTATGTTCCCTGATTGACTAAATTACTGGGAAGGTCACTACCTTTTTAATTCTAGGAACTGATGCAATTGGTTATACAGCATTCAGATTTTGCTGTGCCCTATTAAGATGCAATAAAGTGCCTTGCATAGCCACATGTTGTTCCGTCCTAAAGCCCCTCCGATCTTGGCCTTTTTGACTATATAGCCCATCTAAACACAAACCTTTGCAGGGTCTATGGGTACCATCTGTCTGGTGTTCAGTATTAGTCACTGAAGTGCCATGGTCTCAAATGGGGCAGTTTTAATTTAGCCAGCATACTTCTGAAAGCACATATGGTAAAATGCATTTGCCCACAGCAAAAGTGTCAGTGGTATTCATCTTTTATTAGGATGCTTCTAAACATTAATTGGTTGACAGCTTTAATGTTGAAGACTAAACATATGTTTCTTGCACCTGTTTTGTGGtgtttggttggggggggggggtgttttctctcccctgcccccccccccccagcaaaaTGCTAGAAAGATCTAGACATTGTCTTGGCTCAGCAATCTTGGAGCACTAAATGCTTTCCGTAGTCTGTTCTAGTTTCTGGTGGTGTGACACTATATACACCAGAAATGTAAATGGTGTTAGATTGTTACCTTAAGCTTTTTTCTAATGCTGTTGGTGGGATTTCTCCCCTCCATCCCATTGTAATGGCCCACTCAGTTATGTAATTTTCTACATTTCCTAGCTACTATATAGGCCCAGAACAGTACACCCAAGCCTTTGCCTGTTTTATAATTGGCACTATTGGGATAAGCACTGGGTTTGCAATCCAGAGTTTGCTCATGGATGCTTGAATGAATGGTTTTATGAACATTGGTCTTGATTTTACATAGTTGTAAATGTGTACTTGAATATACTCTTGCTTGGTTCAACCTTCACATGATtttgagtaacttttttttttttttttttttcccccaatcccCCAAATAGCCAGTATCGCCAACCCCAATGGAGACCTCTGGTTGTGCACCTGAAGAAGACTTATGCCAGGCATTCTCGGACGTATTGCTGAATATAAGAGATGTTGACGCAGACGATGCGGACAACCCAATGCTTTGTAGTGAATACGTAAAGGATATCTACAGCTATTTAAGACAGGTTGAGGTTAGTTTGCCCATTTAAATGACAATTGCCATATTACAATTGCTCAGTTTTGAAAAACCATGGTctagagttttatttttaataatgctaCTGCCCAAAGCCTAAAATGTCATGGGTTTTCAAATTGTAAAACTGCAAGTTGTTTGCAGCAAGTTGTCAATCTCGTCAGATATAGGTAAACTAATGTAACTTATTTACAGTTCATAGCATGTACACTATGCTGACCAGTAACCTCTTAATACCCTTGATGGGCATAAATTGGTATTCTATAGCTACATAACTCTAATCTGCACACCAGTAAACAATACTTTTATGCCCTTTATAACTTGTTAAGTCCTTATATTAAGTGCCATGTCCTTGGTTTTTTGAAAAAACTTGCTAAATGGAAAAGCCTGAACACCCTACTGTTTCATAACTGTCCTCTGTCCTGCAGAGGACAACTAGCTTGCTCCATGCACAGTGGAAGTATATTTTATTCCCCTTAAGTCTaggattgaattttttttttcaataaattaagGGTTCATAATGCCTACATGTGTGAGGATGGTTTCCCTCCTACAGATACTAAAATAGCAGGATGAGGAAGCCTAATGGAATTTTAGGTGGACAAGTTCTTTGCATCATAACCTCTTGTATTCTTGCAGTACTTGTAGCTTTTGGTAACTTGGAACATTAAGGCTTTCCATGTTAAGCATTGACTTCAATGGATACTTGACCAAACTATGCAGATATTGGTCTTTTGCCATGTGTAAAATTTGCCTTGGATATCTAACTTGGTTACTCCTATTTGAGGAATTTGGGTAAAAATGTACAGCTCTACTTGGATTAGATGAGCAGCCAGCCCTTCATCTTTAGGACTTCACCACCAGTATTCCAAAACCCACAGTAATGGCAATATTTGCACTTGTTTTAACCATGAGGTTTTGCACTTCAGGCTACATAGTGTGGTATCTGTCCTAAATGATGCCTGGTGTTTTAGTTCTTTAGGTTATTGGGCATATTCATTGGTAGTTCAGAAAGCTGTTGCTGTTAAGCCCTACCCTTTTTGTGCAAGACTGCAGAATTACAAAAATACCCAAATGTGGCTTGCTTCCACAGCCCATACTAAACCTTGATCCCATAACACTTGTCATGAAGCTAAATATTGCCTATGTTGATCTTAACAGTATTTttatggtctctaaatttgagAGGCAAAACTGAAGTCGGGTGGTGGTTGACACCATTTTTAACTTGCATGAATGCAATCTTTGGCATATTGGGATAATGAGTGGTTCTCAAACAGGGTTGGAAGTTGCCAATAAGTGCTTATCCAGAAGCACTATGGTAAAGGTTTGTCAGTCCTTAAGATGGATTGTAGTAACTGGACATAAAGTATTTGTACTGCTATGTATGGCATGTTAATTGGCAGTCAATTTGGGAACTTTGCCAAACTGAGAATTGCTGAATTTTGTTGCCTTGTGTAGAAATTGTGCTGCCAGCttaaaatgaaggaaacattTAAGCTTTGTTCATTTTGGGGTGGCTTGGTTTTACTATGTGTAGTCTATGGTAGACCTAAATGAGCATTGTGCAGTGGTGTGTATCCATGGTAAAATGATCACAATCTCCAACATCCCAAGTTGAAGGAAAACCAACAAAATACCAAACCGTCAGACACGGTATATGTGCAATATGAATGTTCCAGGTTTTTCCTCTAAATGCAAATGTGTGAGCTCTTGTGAAGACTTGGAAAATGCCTTTTCTTTCAAGGTATCTTGAACTAATTCCATAATCCTGCTTAAAATTCCATTTCCTTAGGCTTGCCCATCTTCCTGTTCTATGTGCTATTTCTAGTTTTTATGCAACATTGCTGCAATTCAGATATTCCCACATATATATTGACAATTTTATTCATGGGACAAATAACTGATGGTTTACTTTATGCTTAGAAATGCAACAAATGTGGGGCTTAAGTGTGTGTTTTTCTACTTGCAGGTAGAGCAATCAGTACGCCCCAAGTACTTGGAAGGACAAGAAGTCACTGGAAATATGAGAGCTATTCTCATTGACTGGCTTGTACAAGTTCATCTGAAGTTCACACTTCTCCAAGAAACAATGTATATGACTGTTGCAATAATTGACCGTTTTCTACAGGTAACTTGTTTGTTCTTGTCCATAGTGTAAATCTGTAGCTTTAAGAAACCATTATACAAATCCCTTTTTGGGTTTGGGAAGAAGGGTCTCTGTGGGGTGGTTGTGTGTGGCATTTTAAATGTATAGAGGTAGATGTTTGCTTCGTGCATTATAGCTTGCTACACAAGTTTGCCATCCTTGGTATTAAGGTTGTTGCCCTATACAGATTGAGTTGGTAATCTGTACCTGGTGCGCACAGCTATGGGAAATGTTTTTGCTATTGTGATGAAGTCCCTGTCTGTTTCCTTTCAAAGGTTAACCCAGTGCCTAAGAAAATGCTTCAACTTGTTGGAGTAACTGCAATGTTTGTTGCATCTAAATATGAAGAAATGTATCCTCCAGAGATCGCAGACTTTGCATTTGTTACGGACAATACTTACACAAAGGCTCAAATTCGGGATATGGAAATGAAGATCCTTAGAGTGCTCAAATTTGGTTTTGGCCGTCCCATTCCCCTGCATTTCCTAAGGAGGGCTTCCAAGATTGGTGAAGTATGAATGTTTAAGATTCATCTTGAAGGGATGAAGTTCATTCTGTCCTTGcatgctgacttttttttttttttttttttttttttttaataccttgTCACTTAGGTAAGTGCAGAGCAGCACACATTGGCCAAATACTTCATGGAGCTATCAATGGTAGACTATGAGATGGTACATTACCCTCCTTCCCAGATTGCTGCTGCCGCCTTTGCATTGACATTGAAAGTGTTCAACTGTGGTGAATGGGTTAGTAATCATTCAGACGTGTAAAGTGAATCTGCCAAGATTTAATCAAGTATTGTCTTGTGTTCACCTTTAGTGAATCTTTCTTTTCTAGACACCTACTTTacaacattattcaagttatacCGAAAGCTGTTTGACCCCTGTAATGCAGCACATGGCTAAAAATGTGGTAAAGGTTAATGAAGGTTTAACAAAGTACATGGTAGGTTTTTTGGTGTAGTCTCGTGCACCCGCCCCAATGGCTTTAACTTTTTCTTAAGGTGGTttggctttaatttttttttccctccctttCCTAGGCTGTCAAGAACAAATATGCCTCTCAAAAACACATGAGAATCAGTACTATTCCTGAACTGAAGACTTCCTTAATCAAGAATCTGGCTAAGGCTGTGTAATTCTAAAATGTATAGATGTATGCATGTTTCTATTTTGGCACCATGTGtcgtttttattactttttattttttttatggggATTACCTTAATGTACAGTTCTGAACTTCCCATATTGTGCcttttaaaacttattttacattttggcAAGAATTGCCTTTTGTGAATGAGATCGTGGAgctgcatttttattaataaagtgtatttaacttGGTTTACTCCATTGTTTTGAGGAATGCTTTTTCAGAACTTGCAAGGATGTGTATACTTAGACTTCCTCTGAAGAGGAGTGCACATGGTTTTGAAGGACTAGTATAACTAGACTGTTCAGTAACCTTTTTTTAAAGTCAAATTTCTAACTACAAAAGTAGGTGGGGCAAGCTAGAGCAGTTGGGTTGGTTGCCACCAACCAATGTTGTAACAGTCTAATGTGGGCTTTTACCAAACTAAATTTGAGTTTGTGTGTACTGCTTAAGATTTAATTGGCTTTTGAGGGGCTTGAACAATAAGGGGACTGTAAAATTCAACTTGCCAACTTTACCCTTGAAGGCAATCTAAGGCCACTTAATGCTTTTGACAAAACGCTGGTGTTCTGACATGAACAGAACCTTCACAAATCCATTCCCTATATAGGTGTATTTTAAGAGACCATCCAATCTCTATTTAGTATCTGGGCTTTGTATTAGGTTGGATCttgataaagatttcattttGGGTTTTTGGTTTTGCTTACATAATTCTGATCTTGTGTGGGTGCGGTGTGTTCGATAGGCTCTTGGAGAGGTACGGGCATGAGATTCTTCTCTCCCACCCCTAGGAAAGAATAACTTAACCAGGATATATTTTAGGGAATTATGTATAGTTGTCACTAGCATCTTTTTAATGCTATATAGTAGTAGCAGCAGGACTGGAAGAACTAGAACATGGCTCCAAAGAACCTATTACCTTGCCTCCTATTTTTAAAGGTGGTGGCTTTGATTAAAATCCTGACAGTACCACCTTGTATGCAGTCCTTTACTGGAAAAATCAtttcaaatgaagaaaacatgcaaaatttaCATTTGTGAAACTCCTAATGTGCCAGGGTggctcttcagagcaatgccatttgaaacattttttttgttcccaaaagaaccaCCCTCATGGAGGTTTCGGGGGGAGGGGGGGGAACCTGTTGGTCCAGAACTGGCTCCATGCAGTAAACAATGAATAGTTGGTATTTTAAAAATCttaccaatgggttcctgattttaaaaggactcggTGCAGGTTTATCTTGGTAACCTACCATGAAAGATTGtgggttttgtgtttttgttctaaagtttttttttttttttttttttttcaaagaaccaacttcatatgcaaagaaatattgccagaattaaatggttctttatCAAGCAATTGCTCTGCAAGGAGCCATAACTGTAAAGTGCCATTTAAGTGTACATGCTTAAGCATTTTTGATTAAGGCCTGCATACTAAACATTGAATAGTTTTTTCTATGgaaaaaatttaacacattagtTTATATCAATGGGTTCTGCTCCAAACCCTTCTTTGCATAAAGTGTTTGGTTGAAGCAGAACACAAGTCAATTTTAAGACTGGCACCTCcttttgagtttttaaaaaaaaaaaaaaaaaaaaaaaatagttccaGCAGGTGCACAGTGCTCCTGAGAAAGTGCATGAGGGAGCCAATTGATGCCTTTTAGGTACTTACTATGCTGTGGTAAGTGGCAATTGTTTTTCCTCTTAACAATGGAAAATAACTGTCATGTGACTGATTAtccttttgtcattttaattcagTGAAGTCACGCAAAataccttttt is a window of Erpetoichthys calabaricus chromosome 7, fErpCal1.3, whole genome shotgun sequence DNA encoding:
- the ccnb1 gene encoding G2/mitotic-specific cyclin-B1; the protein is MAYRITRNSQVHTENRAVLPGKMAVAPKAGLRPRAVLGDIGNKGAAQKQVSKKESKPASKVQKKIVKPDVPEKDLSKPVKEMQPVSPTPMETSGCAPEEDLCQAFSDVLLNIRDVDADDADNPMLCSEYVKDIYSYLRQVEVEQSVRPKYLEGQEVTGNMRAILIDWLVQVHLKFTLLQETMYMTVAIIDRFLQVNPVPKKMLQLVGVTAMFVASKYEEMYPPEIADFAFVTDNTYTKAQIRDMEMKILRVLKFGFGRPIPLHFLRRASKIGEVSAEQHTLAKYFMELSMVDYEMVHYPPSQIAAAAFALTLKVFNCGEWTPTLQHYSSYTESCLTPVMQHMAKNVVKVNEGLTKYMAVKNKYASQKHMRISTIPELKTSLIKNLAKAV